TTCCGGATGCCTACGAGGTTAGCTTAAGGGTTCGGTTGAAGGTCCCCTATGACCCCTCTAAAAATGGAGGTCAATTCACCCAAAGTTGGTTCCCCCGTTTTCCTAATAGTTAGGAAACTCGGCTGATACTGTTGATTAGGAATAGCTTGTAATCAATACATGACAAAACCTTTGTAAATAACAACTTAATGATTACAAAAATGTTACTAAAATCTTACTGCAGTTATTGTAACAAACAGAGTGCCGCTTGGCAATCGTTTTTAACATAATCATGCAGAAAAATTCGTTTTTTTAAAGACAAAATGCATATGTAAGCGATAATATTAAACTAATTTTTATATTTATTGAAATTTTTATCAAATAAAAGTGTTTAAAGTCCGTTCAAGAGGTGTAAAGAATATAATAAGGCAAAAGAAAACCTGGATTCGATTAAGTCAATAATCAAACCCAGGTCTATATAATGTAATTGTGAGGTTATAGTTGTGGGGAAGTATTAATCGTAGGCTATAGCTTGATATGAGGAAGTACTCATTACTCTTTTAGCACCAACGTAGCGATTGGCCCAGTAGGATTGGCTAAGTGAAGTGATGGTCACGCCATATGAAGATGATGATTGTGCGAATTTTCCGTTTCCAACATAAATGCCGACATGGGATACGCCGTTGCCCAATGTGTTAAAGAAAACTAGGTCACCTGAACGTAATTTACTTTTAGCTACAGGAGTTCCGACATTATATTGAGCTTTTGAAGTACGGGGCAAAGAAAGACCCACCTTCTTGAATACATACGTAGTAAATCCAGAACAGTCAAACCCGGCAGTGCTAGTGCCTCCGGTTTTATAGGCAACTCCAATTGTCTTTGAAATAACACTGTCCATCTTAGAATCTGCAAAGGCACTTCCTCCACCAATAGAGAACGCCATCACAAGTCCTAGCGCCGCAGCGACGCATGCTTTTCTTAAATTCTTCAAAAAAATTGTACCCCTTCCAATGCCTGTGAGGTTAGCTTAAGGATTCGGTAGAAGGTTCCCCTATGATCACTGCAAAGCGAGATCAATTCACCCAAAATATGGTTCCCCCACTTCCCGGTGCAAGGAATTCGGCGTTTTATGCACCAGATAGTGACTTATCGACATGACTACGACAAATACATGAAGTTATGTAGAAATCGTTTCAAATGATTACAAACTTGTTACCAATGGAACAGGACTTATTGTAACAAAGTCTTTACGATTTTGCAAATCCTCATAATTTGTCTATAACGCGAAAGAGTCCCAGCTCCTGATTCAGGAACCGGGACTCTTATATTATGTTCTGTAATGCTTCAAATTATTGTGGAAATGCTTTACTGTGCCATAGATGATATTGAGCTGAAATTCCCCACATTTTGAAGAGTGTTGAGGGCAGTGATGAAAGTTGACGAATAAGAAGTGCTGGTAGGCCAGGACAGAAGATGCCCGTTATTCCGCACACTAGCAAAAGGATCAGGCCTGCTGCACCAAGTATGATTGAAATTCCTATTGCCGGAATCAGCGACTTCAAGCAAATGAATAAGGAGGAGAACATCCCCGTGCCGCTGGTATACCCAAACTGCATATATAGAAGGAACAGGCGCACGATAAAGATGTATATAAGCCATGCCAATACGTATGGAACTAGATGAAGTAACAAAGAGTAGTTCAGAAAGGAGGACAAGAATAGCCCGTACATTTTTGGAGCAAGCCAGTATAACGGAAGTAGAGCCAGCGCCCATTCGATTAGACTGAAGATAAACACTGGAAATCCATAAAGCTTCATACCTGGAAAAAAGAACAGGCCACGCTCTCCTTTTCGCTCCTGATGGAGTTCATGCAGTAATCCTGCCCTTATGAAGGGGGAGAGTAGCAGTCGTAAGACAACAAGCCCTAGGAACATCCATAACCAAGTACGTATCGCAGGATCTGTGTTCAAGTTGAACTGCCCTTCGACATAATAGAGTAGTCTGCCCATTCCGCTGCCTCCAGCGTCTTTATCTGGATAACGCAGTAGAATTGGAACGATAGCAGACCGGATGAAGCCGTACATAAAGTAGCCCCAGAGCAGTCGGTAGATGAAGAGCAGAATCAGAATATAAAATTGCTCCTTCATGCTTTGCCAGCCGCGGGTTATCGATGTTCTCACAATCATTCACCTCACCAGACAAGAGTTCCGAGCACGGTTTCAACTAGTTTAGTTACACTTAATGTCCAGCGGGAGAGCGTTTTGGGCTCTATTTCCGCCAGTCTGAAGTTATTAAGATGCTTGTTTTCTAACAGAATGGTATGCTCAGGATCAACCTCAGCAGAGAGAAGAAACTTATCGCTTAACAATTGGAAGGTAGTCTCTGCTCCTTCACCGCTCCAGACCCGCTCTGTAGCAGAGCCATCGGCGAATGTGAATTTAATGGGAACGTCAACGTAATGGCTCCCTTTGTTTGTAATCTTTACTATGGATTCATAGCTCTGAGCATCGCTGTTGCCATTCTTTTTAATCGTAATCGTATCTACTGAGAAATCAGGAGCACCACCACCATAAATATAATCTTCGAAATAAGGCTGCCATGATTTTTTGGTTACCTTCTCAACGACTTTTTGAAAATCAGACGTAGTGGGGTGCTGGAAACGGAATTTACGTGTGTAAGTGGACATGATGCTGTTCATTGCCTTAGTGCCTACTTGGCGCTCAATATCCTTAAGTACTAGCTTTCCGCGAATATACACATTCCGGCTATAGGATTCTGCCCCGGCATATTTCCATGTTTCTAAATTTAGCGGCTCTGATTTGGTCACCAAGCTGGACTGAAGAGGGAGATTCGTTTTGATGCCATATTCTTGCTCCATGAGTCTGTCTTCAGCATAAGAAGTGAAGCTTTCATCTAGCCAAGCCTCTTCGAATTCATTGCTGGCTACCATGCCGTAAAAGTATTGATGGCCAATTTCATGAACGACGGTTCTTTCAAGTGAGGTGTCAGGAGAAGAGTCTGTGGCTCCAAATGCTGTAATGAGTGTTGGATACTCCATTCCTCCAGCCCCATTCCCCTCCTTAGGCGGAACGATAATAGACAGAGTCGAGTAGGGATAAGGACCATACCATTTGCTGAAGTAGGTCAGAGCTGCCTTAGCGGCCTGAAGGTATCGTTCCTTTAAGTCTTTGTGTAATGGATCGAGATACACCTTAATCCGTACACCAGGCACTTCTGGCGTAGAGAAGGCTTCTTCGGCTACTGTAAAATCAGGGGATGCCGCCCACGCAAAGTCATGGACATCGTCAGCGTAGAACTGATATATTTTTTGATCTTGCTTTAGCTTGGCATTCTTCACAGGAAATCCGGTCGCAGCTACCGTGTAGTCGGAAGGAACCGCAATCGTTACATTAAAGATGCCAAAATCGCTGTAAAACTCAGAGGTGCCGTGATACTGATGCAAATCCCAGCCTTCCTCCTTAACCCCTCGTGTGCCCATAGGCTCGTATACACTAAGTTTAGGGAACCATTGCCCAGCCATCACGAAATTGCCTGATGCGCCCATACGGGCAAATATTTTGGGGAGCTGGACCTCGTACTGGAGTTTAAGCGTGACACTTTCTCCACCATTAACCGGCTGTGGGAGATGTACCTTTAGGAGTGTCTTATCGTTGACGTTACCATCATCGGGTTGTACAAATTGCACTCTTTGCATTAGTGATGTTCCTTCTGTTGTGCGCAAATCGGTTAAAGTCATACTTCCGAAGCCGTTCTCTGGCATGGTGTCACCTCTGAGCGTTCCCCCGGACTCCTTCATAAAGGTAGTATCTGGTGAAGCAAAAGCATTTGGATACATATGAAAATATAGATCACTTACCGGTTTTACACCGGGGTGTGTCCAGGTTACCGTCTCAGAAGCGATTAAGGTTTCTGTATCAGGAACAAGCTGAACATCGATGTGATACTCGACAACTCGTTGACTTAATGCCTCTTCTGCTGGAACGGGGGCGCTTTCAGGCAGTGTCTGTTGTGGTGCAGCTGCAGGAGCTGTGCCGCTTGAGGACTTGGCCTCTTTTGAAACAAAGCTAGTAACAGAAGATGTGGAGTTATCCCCCGAATAGACCCATATGCCTCCTAAAAGCACGAGGGTGGCCAGGGTCGCAAAGATGATGATGTACCTTAATGACAGTGACTTCATAGTGTGATTCCTCCCGTGACAAGCATCTACGGGATGTATATGTTTGCAATCGCCGCATTATTAGCTAAAATTAAATTATTCGTAAGAGGAAGGGTGTGCACTCGTGGACAACATACAACCGGAGGGTAAGAAACAGATTGCCTTAAATATTGTGAATGCCAAAAGTAAACATAAAGGCTTTGGAGCGGGCTCTATAGAGCTCAATAACGTATCGCCTGTCATTATTGATGGCGGTGAAGCAGTCATTGATATTGGTGCCATGCATGCCAAGAGTAAGGTTGAAAAGGGGATTAAATTCTCCATGAACCGTGAAGATGTACCTAATGGTAGACAGGTTTGGGTAGTATGGGTAGCAGTGGACCGTACACAGGATAGTCAATTCTATGGTGGAATAACGGCCTGCGAAATGTGGATCGATACGGAAGCGCGTCGCGGTTGGAAAATTCTCGCCGAGCATGTCAATAAGTTGGATGCTGCTCTAAAACGTAAAATCGATGTGGGAGGGCTTGGCGCAGTTGAAAAAGCTGCCCTCAAATCCCTCTTGATCTCTCATAATGAGGCATGGTGGACTGCGTCCTCCGATGAGCTTAAGGCTGCACTGACCGAGTAGGAACGAATTACCCGGTCAAGGTTACCTGATACAGAAAAAAGGCTTCGACATCCTGAAATAGGAGAGTCGAAGCCTTTTTGAATTGAACACAATGAATTAGTTTACGATTTGCCTGCCGTACTAAGTTTGCGTTTGAGTTGACTTACTCTGGCTTGACTGATCCCAAGAATTTCAGCAAGCTCTTTCTGATTGGCATATGGATGTTCTTCTATGGCCTGCTCCAGGCGTTGGCACATATCCTCTGTCTTCGTCTTCCGGATCGTGCTGCTGTGTTCTGACACTTCGCCTGCAAAATCTTGGCGCGCCTCAGGCACTTGAGACATGCGTTCAGGGTCGGCAATTTCTTTTAGACAGCTACTGCAAATAAATTGCTCTTTATAGTAGGTGACATGGTCGTGGCTTCTGCAAAACGTACATTCTGTCGAGGTGTACTTCCTGAGTATGATGGTGTTATCGTTTAATATAAAAAATTCGATAGGATCACCAATGTCGATATTACGAGTCATACGGATTTCTGCGGGAACCACAATTCTCCCAAGACTGTCTAAACTCCGGATCATGCCTGTATCCTTCATCCCATGTCCCTCATTTACATCTTTATATTTTGGTTGCTACTAACTATTATAGCAGTAATTGTGAGTTAAGAGAATGGGGTGAATATAATTAATGAAGCGGTTACATCCTTTGTGGGAGAAGTGAAAATCGAGTTTGACCATCTTATGGATTCTACAATAAATAAGTAATAAAAAAGAAAAACCTCTTCAATTAATGAAGAGGTTAATTCAACCACCAGCGTTTAATATTGTTCCACAGGGAACGACTTTCTTCAGCAGGATCTACTTTGCTTTGTACATCATCGACAGCGGGAACTTTGCCATGTTGATCACAGTATTCGGTGGGCTCAGTTCCACTAATGAAAGTCTCCAGTTCTTTTTCGGGACAGGCTGCTGTAGCTAGCTTACCGGATTGCGGATTGATGTATACACTGACTACGCCATCTGGAATGGGAAAAATCTTAGGCGGGATATTTTCCAACGCTTTTTCAGTAAACTCCGCGAAAATTGGAGCTGCCCGTCGGCCATCGGTAGTTGTGATGTCGCGCCCCTTGTCATATCCAACCCAAACTGCAGTGGACAGCTCGGGGGTGAAGCCTACCATCCAGCCGTCTGTATCCGTAGTTCCAGTCTTGCCGGCTACCGGACGTTTGATTATAGAAGCTACACGGTTTCCTGTCCCCCCAGTCTCAAATACTCCCTCCATTAAACGGGTCAACACATAGGCGGCAGAAGGCTCTACAATGGCTTCACCCTTTGGCTGTGGTGCTTCATACAGCACCATACCATTGGAATCCGTTATTTTTAGAATGGCTGTGGTTGGCATTTTCTGACCACTGTTTCCAATAACAGCGAATGCCGCAGCCATTTCTAGCGGACTGATCGGTGAGGTACCGAGTGCCAGTGACGGCACGCTTTGAAGCGGACTATCAATGCCCATCTTGCCTGCCATCTCGCTCACCTTATCTGCGCCGATCTTCATGATCGTATTCACAGCATAGATATTGTCGGATGCTGCAATGGCTTGTCGCATATTGATTTCGCCCAGATACTTATCCCCGAAGTTCCGAGGCTGGTAGGTTTTGCGATTGTTATCATAATGGAACATCGTTGGCTGGCTTTTGAAAACGGAAAGACCAGTCATCTCTTTAGAAGAGAGTGCTGCTAAATACATGATCGGCTTAAAGGACGAGCCGGGCTGACGTGTGGTGGCTAGAGCATGATTGTATTGGTTGGTACGATAATTTTTTCCGCCGACCATAGCTTTAATGTAGCCAGTGCGAGGATCGATGGAAACAAGGGCGGTCTCCAGATCACTCTTTTGATCCATCTCTTTGTCGACTGCTTGTTCTGCGGCATGCTGCATGTCAGGGTCCAGGGTGGTGTAAACATTTAGTCCCCCTTGTTCCAACTCATCACTGCTGATGTTAAGAGATTCTGTGGCCAGATTGCGAATATAATCTCTGAAATAGGGTGCAACCACAGTGGTATCCTTCTGGCCTTGTGGTTTTAAGTTCAAGTCCTCCTGAACAGCTTGTCCCGCTTCTTCTTGTGTGATTTCTCCTAAATTAGCCATGACAGTCAAAATGATTTTTTGTCGTTTTTTAGCGTTGTCTAAATGATTGTACGGCGAATAATAGGTTGGTCCTTTTGGAATCCCAGCTAGCATGGTACTCTCTGCCAAGTCTAAGTCTGCTGCAGATTTACCAAAATACATTTGAGAGGCTGCTTCAATGCCATAGGCACCATGGCCATAGTAAATGTTATTTAAATACATGTTCAAGATTTCATCTTTGCTGTATTTCATCTCGAGCTGCATCGTATACAAGGCTTCTTTAGCTTTACGCGTCCACGTCTTCTCGTGGGATAGATAAAGATTTCTCGCGAGCTGCTGAGTTAGCGTGCTAGCCCCCTGCGTTCGGTTTCCCTCTTCCAGATTGACGAGCACTGCCCGAGCCATCCCCTTCATGTCAAATCCGGAATGCTCGTAAAACTTACGGTCCTCGACGGCTAGTGTGGCTTCAATGAGCAGGGGAGAAATTTGACTTAATTTGACCGGTTCACGGCTACGCCCGTCTGAGGTAAAGGTGGCAAGAATATTGCCCCTGGAGTCGAGTAGCTTGGAGCGCACATCGTCGCCAATGGGAGGGAGATCTTTTTGGTATAGGTAACCGAGCAGAGCTCCCGTGGTCAGTAGAAACAATATAATCATGGCTACCAGCAGCCGAAATAAACGGCGGAAGCGGCTTTTTCGTTTGGGTGGACTCGTTGATTCACGTGACATGA
This genomic stretch from Paenibacillus sp. FSL H7-0737 harbors:
- a CDS encoding transglycosylase domain-containing protein produces the protein MSRESTSPPKRKSRFRRLFRLLVAMIILFLLTTGALLGYLYQKDLPPIGDDVRSKLLDSRGNILATFTSDGRSREPVKLSQISPLLIEATLAVEDRKFYEHSGFDMKGMARAVLVNLEEGNRTQGASTLTQQLARNLYLSHEKTWTRKAKEALYTMQLEMKYSKDEILNMYLNNIYYGHGAYGIEAASQMYFGKSAADLDLAESTMLAGIPKGPTYYSPYNHLDNAKKRQKIILTVMANLGEITQEEAGQAVQEDLNLKPQGQKDTTVVAPYFRDYIRNLATESLNISSDELEQGGLNVYTTLDPDMQHAAEQAVDKEMDQKSDLETALVSIDPRTGYIKAMVGGKNYRTNQYNHALATTRQPGSSFKPIMYLAALSSKEMTGLSVFKSQPTMFHYDNNRKTYQPRNFGDKYLGEINMRQAIAASDNIYAVNTIMKIGADKVSEMAGKMGIDSPLQSVPSLALGTSPISPLEMAAAFAVIGNSGQKMPTTAILKITDSNGMVLYEAPQPKGEAIVEPSAAYVLTRLMEGVFETGGTGNRVASIIKRPVAGKTGTTDTDGWMVGFTPELSTAVWVGYDKGRDITTTDGRRAAPIFAEFTEKALENIPPKIFPIPDGVVSVYINPQSGKLATAACPEKELETFISGTEPTEYCDQHGKVPAVDDVQSKVDPAEESRSLWNNIKRWWLN
- a CDS encoding C40 family peptidase, producing MAFSIGGGSAFADSKMDSVISKTIGVAYKTGGTSTAGFDCSGFTTYVFKKVGLSLPRTSKAQYNVGTPVAKSKLRSGDLVFFNTLGNGVSHVGIYVGNGKFAQSSSSYGVTITSLSQSYWANRYVGAKRVMSTSSYQAIAYD
- a CDS encoding M1 family metallopeptidase — protein: MKSLSLRYIIIFATLATLVLLGGIWVYSGDNSTSSVTSFVSKEAKSSSGTAPAAAPQQTLPESAPVPAEEALSQRVVEYHIDVQLVPDTETLIASETVTWTHPGVKPVSDLYFHMYPNAFASPDTTFMKESGGTLRGDTMPENGFGSMTLTDLRTTEGTSLMQRVQFVQPDDGNVNDKTLLKVHLPQPVNGGESVTLKLQYEVQLPKIFARMGASGNFVMAGQWFPKLSVYEPMGTRGVKEEGWDLHQYHGTSEFYSDFGIFNVTIAVPSDYTVAATGFPVKNAKLKQDQKIYQFYADDVHDFAWAASPDFTVAEEAFSTPEVPGVRIKVYLDPLHKDLKERYLQAAKAALTYFSKWYGPYPYSTLSIIVPPKEGNGAGGMEYPTLITAFGATDSSPDTSLERTVVHEIGHQYFYGMVASNEFEEAWLDESFTSYAEDRLMEQEYGIKTNLPLQSSLVTKSEPLNLETWKYAGAESYSRNVYIRGKLVLKDIERQVGTKAMNSIMSTYTRKFRFQHPTTSDFQKVVEKVTKKSWQPYFEDYIYGGGAPDFSVDTITIKKNGNSDAQSYESIVKITNKGSHYVDVPIKFTFADGSATERVWSGEGAETTFQLLSDKFLLSAEVDPEHTILLENKHLNNFRLAEIEPKTLSRWTLSVTKLVETVLGTLVW
- a CDS encoding YwhD family protein; the encoded protein is MDNIQPEGKKQIALNIVNAKSKHKGFGAGSIELNNVSPVIIDGGEAVIDIGAMHAKSKVEKGIKFSMNREDVPNGRQVWVVWVAVDRTQDSQFYGGITACEMWIDTEARRGWKILAEHVNKLDAALKRKIDVGGLGAVEKAALKSLLISHNEAWWTASSDELKAALTE
- a CDS encoding AbrB/MazE/SpoVT family DNA-binding domain-containing protein, which translates into the protein MKDTGMIRSLDSLGRIVVPAEIRMTRNIDIGDPIEFFILNDNTIILRKYTSTECTFCRSHDHVTYYKEQFICSSCLKEIADPERMSQVPEARQDFAGEVSEHSSTIRKTKTEDMCQRLEQAIEEHPYANQKELAEILGISQARVSQLKRKLSTAGKS